One Rhodospirillaceae bacterium DNA window includes the following coding sequences:
- a CDS encoding MarR family transcriptional regulator encodes MTKTYLELTHLIERLHRRFLDVLRTELNRLGVRDINGVQALLLANIGEEEIVIRDLVERGYYQGSNVSYNIKKLVDFGYLEQKRTEHDKRSVSVKLTEKAIQIVVKIRELEVQNAESFASQHKMENETEQVLESLRRLERVWADYINYGSQ; translated from the coding sequence GTGACGAAAACATACCTTGAGCTAACCCATCTGATTGAGCGCCTGCATAGACGTTTTCTTGACGTTCTGAGAACCGAACTGAACCGTTTGGGCGTCAGGGATATTAATGGTGTTCAGGCCTTGTTGCTGGCAAACATCGGCGAGGAAGAAATTGTTATCCGTGATCTTGTGGAGCGCGGATATTATCAAGGCTCCAATGTCTCCTACAACATCAAGAAGCTTGTTGATTTTGGTTATCTTGAGCAGAAACGCACAGAGCATGATAAACGCTCCGTCAGTGTCAAGTTGACTGAAAAAGCGATCCAGATTGTCGTCAAAATTCGCGAACTCGAGGTGCAAAACGCCGAATCCTTCGCCAGCCAGCACAAAATGGAAAATGAAACCGAGCAAGTGCTGGAATCCTTGCGGCGCCTGGAGCGTGTGTGGGCCGACTATATTAATTACGGTTCCCAGTAA
- a CDS encoding diguanylate cyclase → MNDALQDKLALLRQSYRDQLPAKINEVIEAARPPASGDEAGTRHYLETLEGLAHKLAGSGATFGFPDISVTARLLENGCEETLNLQELSLQVAADAVEPLVKALQKVVDDILVDAVAQDAETEPVEHTSERVLLLISDDDEEVERLSGGIENSGFAIHHVKHGVDMESTINKFEPSAIVMDISAEGEKFSNLLVIDQLRQREILEAPLIVISGAGDIHVRLQAARASAESFMLKPVVASELIDVLDQHLSSEGDDDFRILIVDDDVSTAMYTEVILQGAGMIAESVTDPMLVLEKLDDFGPELILMDLYMPECNGQELAIVVRQQESYATIPIVFLSGEDNIDKQLLAMRSGGDDFLTKPIKPQHLISSVRSRVKRFRLLRSRMVRDSMTGLLNHTTTHEFLANEVARASRDKSKLCVASLDIDHFKSVNDSHGHGVGDQVIKSLSRLLRQRLRSNDVIGRMGGEEFAAVLSGTSINEAEKIFNGVRQAFSEIEHPSGQQKFSVTLSCGIAEYPTHETPVELLEAADKALYEAKNSGRNRVRLDSV, encoded by the coding sequence ATGAACGACGCCTTACAGGATAAACTGGCTTTACTCAGGCAATCATACCGGGATCAACTTCCTGCTAAGATAAATGAGGTTATTGAAGCCGCTCGCCCACCTGCTTCGGGGGACGAGGCAGGGACTCGACACTATCTTGAAACTCTGGAAGGCCTGGCTCATAAGCTTGCAGGTTCCGGGGCGACATTCGGGTTTCCCGATATAAGCGTGACGGCCCGTTTACTGGAAAACGGCTGTGAGGAAACCCTGAATCTGCAAGAATTGTCACTTCAAGTGGCAGCGGATGCGGTGGAGCCGCTCGTCAAAGCATTGCAGAAGGTGGTTGATGACATTCTTGTCGACGCGGTGGCACAGGATGCTGAAACGGAGCCTGTCGAGCATACCAGTGAAAGGGTGCTGCTGCTTATCAGCGATGATGACGAAGAGGTAGAACGCCTGAGCGGGGGGATTGAAAATTCAGGTTTTGCCATTCACCACGTCAAACATGGTGTAGATATGGAGAGCACCATCAACAAATTCGAGCCTTCTGCGATTGTCATGGATATCTCTGCGGAAGGAGAAAAATTTTCAAACCTTTTAGTTATTGACCAGTTGCGACAACGTGAAATTTTAGAAGCCCCATTGATTGTTATTTCCGGGGCGGGAGACATTCATGTGCGCTTGCAGGCAGCCAGAGCCAGCGCCGAATCGTTCATGTTAAAGCCGGTTGTCGCATCCGAACTTATCGACGTGCTCGATCAGCACCTGTCAAGCGAAGGCGATGATGATTTTAGAATTCTTATCGTCGATGATGACGTCAGCACAGCAATGTATACGGAAGTCATTTTGCAAGGGGCTGGCATGATCGCCGAATCTGTTACTGATCCCATGCTGGTTCTGGAAAAGCTTGATGATTTTGGCCCGGAATTGATTCTGATGGATCTTTACATGCCTGAATGCAATGGCCAGGAACTGGCTATCGTGGTCAGACAACAGGAAAGTTATGCGACCATTCCCATCGTTTTCCTTTCTGGTGAAGACAACATCGACAAGCAATTGCTGGCGATGCGTTCAGGTGGCGATGATTTTCTGACTAAGCCGATTAAGCCACAGCATTTGATTTCATCCGTACGCAGTCGGGTGAAGCGCTTCCGTCTGCTTCGCTCCCGCATGGTGCGTGACAGCATGACCGGCCTTTTAAATCACACAACGACCCATGAATTTCTTGCAAATGAAGTTGCCCGCGCTTCTCGTGACAAAAGTAAGCTGTGCGTGGCATCGCTGGATATTGACCATTTTAAATCGGTCAATGACAGTCATGGTCACGGCGTCGGTGATCAGGTTATTAAAAGTCTTTCAAGATTGCTGAGGCAACGCCTGCGTAGCAATGACGTTATTGGCCGCATGGGCGGCGAAGAATTTGCCGCCGTTCTGTCGGGAACCAGCATTAATGAGGCCGAGAAAATTTTTAATGGTGTTCGTCAGGCTTTTTCCGAAATCGAGCATCCATCTGGTCAGCAGAAGTTTTCAGTGACACTTAGCTGCGGGATTGCAGAATACCCAACTCATGAAACACCGGTCGAATTGCTGGAGGCAGCCGACAAAGCTCTCTACGAGGCAAAAAACAGCGGTCGCAATAGGGTCCGTCTCGATTCGGTTTAA
- a CDS encoding HAD-IIIA family hydrolase: MIDSISLPDGAKLADGVFHQILRPEETSKPRPALFLDRDGCVVAEAHYLHKAEDVDLIAGAADVIARANTLEIAVVFVTNQAGVGYGYFGWQDFFQVQNEILGRLTAGGAKVDGVYACPFHEKAKPPYDHPDHPSRKPNPGMLMAAAAEMNLDLGRSWIIGDRAGDLEAGLNAGIAGGVHVATGHGTREGEREAALDLKAKNFQALAASSIAEAPQLIGLFS, from the coding sequence ATGATCGACAGCATCTCCCTTCCCGATGGCGCTAAACTGGCTGATGGTGTTTTTCATCAAATCCTGCGGCCAGAGGAAACATCAAAACCGCGCCCTGCCCTGTTTCTTGATCGGGACGGCTGTGTGGTTGCCGAGGCTCATTACCTTCATAAAGCTGAAGACGTTGATTTGATTGCAGGCGCCGCCGACGTGATCGCCCGGGCCAATACCCTAGAAATTGCCGTCGTCTTCGTTACCAATCAGGCTGGCGTCGGCTACGGATACTTCGGCTGGCAGGATTTTTTTCAGGTCCAGAATGAAATTCTTGGAAGATTGACAGCAGGTGGCGCTAAGGTCGATGGCGTCTACGCCTGCCCCTTTCACGAAAAAGCGAAGCCCCCCTATGACCATCCTGATCACCCATCCAGAAAACCCAATCCGGGTATGTTGATGGCGGCAGCCGCGGAAATGAACCTGGACCTTGGCCGCTCCTGGATTATCGGGGATCGGGCCGGTGATCTGGAAGCCGGTTTGAACGCCGGAATTGCTGGCGGTGTTCACGTCGCTACTGGTCACGGAACACGCGAGGGCGAACGAGAAGCGGCTTTGGACCTGAAAGCAAAAAACTTCCAGGCACTGGCGGCAAGTTCTATAGCCGAAGCGCCCCAATTGATCGGCCTGTTTTCTTAA
- a CDS encoding YbaN family protein, translating into MTKTQSSEICKHASPEQTNCWARWLFLGFGWLNVGLGLIGVVVPGMPTTVFLIAALWAFSKSSERFRLWLWNHPRFGSTIRDWHEHKVIPYKAKIMATSMMAMSFVLVSVMADDMTKPLILLAVMTPAALYVNTRASVVPVSRNEQNLRR; encoded by the coding sequence ATGACGAAAACACAGAGCTCGGAAATATGCAAACATGCCAGCCCTGAGCAGACAAACTGCTGGGCCCGTTGGTTGTTTTTGGGCTTCGGGTGGCTGAACGTTGGGCTGGGTTTGATTGGTGTCGTTGTGCCGGGTATGCCGACGACTGTTTTTCTTATTGCTGCACTTTGGGCTTTCTCAAAAAGTTCTGAACGGTTCCGCCTGTGGTTGTGGAACCATCCGCGGTTTGGATCGACCATACGAGATTGGCACGAGCACAAGGTTATACCCTATAAAGCTAAAATCATGGCGACTTCCATGATGGCAATGAGCTTTGTTTTGGTTTCTGTTATGGCCGATGACATGACAAAACCGCTGATCCTGTTGGCGGTGATGACGCCGGCAGCCTTGTACGTCAACACCCGGGCCAGTGTTGTGCCGGTCAGCCGCAATGAGCAAAATTTAAGAAGATAG
- a CDS encoding SDR family NAD(P)-dependent oxidoreductase, which produces MSKDGILSGHSALIAGGSSGIGLACARLLAANDCQLHLAARDDEALDQACESIVEDYGIEVEALPTDLSEPVNAAALALDCEDVDILINAFGSVPRGTIETLQGEDWQTGFELRVFGAISLTREVYEGMLELGTGIIINIGGAVGEDDEDGLCILSANAALKAFCENLDKQAKREGVRVLPYFPETDIGNDDHAATLIQLIFGKLSS; this is translated from the coding sequence ATGAGCAAGGATGGAATCCTCAGTGGCCATAGCGCCCTGATAGCCGGTGGTTCGTCAGGCATCGGCCTGGCCTGTGCCAGATTGCTTGCCGCCAATGACTGCCAGTTGCACCTGGCAGCCCGCGATGACGAGGCCCTTGATCAAGCTTGCGAAAGTATCGTCGAGGATTACGGAATTGAGGTTGAAGCCTTGCCGACGGATTTATCCGAGCCAGTCAATGCCGCCGCCCTGGCCCTTGATTGCGAGGATGTGGATATTCTGATCAATGCCTTTGGCAGTGTGCCCAGGGGGACAATCGAAACCCTGCAAGGGGAAGACTGGCAAACCGGTTTTGAACTCAGGGTTTTCGGCGCCATCAGCCTGACCCGCGAAGTTTATGAAGGAATGCTTGAATTGGGAACCGGCATCATTATCAACATCGGCGGTGCAGTTGGAGAGGATGATGAGGATGGACTTTGCATTCTGAGCGCCAACGCCGCCCTGAAAGCTTTTTGCGAAAACCTGGACAAGCAGGCCAAACGCGAAGGTGTGCGGGTATTGCCCTATTTCCCGGAAACAGACATAGGTAACGATGACCACGCCGCCACCCTTATCCAACTAATTTTCGGAAAGCTATCTTCTTAA